In the genome of Cupriavidus taiwanensis, the window ATCAGCGCTAGCAGCAGCAATCCGTACAACAGTTTTTTCTGCACGTCTTGCGCGTTTCCCGCACGCCCCGCTTTGCTTGCAAGATTTGCTTGCGTCGACGGCGTCGACGATATGGATGCGGTCATCACTTCTCCTTTCCGAACAGCCCAGCCGGGCGCAGCAGCAACACGATCACCATGATGAAGAACACAACCGTTGACGACGCTTCAGGGTAGACCACCTTGGTCAGACCTTCGACTACGCCCAGCCCCAGGCCGGTCAGGATCGACCCCATGATCGAGCCCATGCCGCCGATCACCACCACCGCGAACACGATGATGATCAGGTTCTGGCCCATCAGGGGCGAAATCTGGATCACCGGCGCGGCCAGCACCCCGGCAAACGCGGCCAGCGCCACGCCGAAGCCGTAGGTCAGCGTCACCATCAGCGGCACGTTGACGCCAAAGGCTTCGACCATCTTGGGGTTCTCGGTGCCGGCGCGCAGGTAGGCGCCCAGCTTGGTCTTCTCGATCACGTACCAGGTGGCAAAGCACACCACCAGCGACGCCACCACGACCCAGGCGCGATAGTTCGGCAGGATCATGAAGCCCAAGTCGGTCGCGCCCTGCAGCGCGTCCGGCGTCGAGTACGGCAGCCCCGACACGCCGTAGATCGAGCGGAAGATGCCCTCGATCACCAGCGTGATGCCCAGCGTCAGCAGCAGGCCGTAGATGTGGTCGAGCTTGTAGATCCAGCGCAGCATGGTCTTCTCGATCACCACACCGATGGCGGCAACGACCAGCGGCGACAGCAGCAGCATGATCCAGTAGTTGAGCCCGGCGTACTCCATGCCCATCCAGGCCAGCACCGCGCCCAGCATGAAGAGCGCGCCGTGCGCGAAATTGATGACGTTGAGCAGGCCGAAGATGACCGCAAGGCCCAAGCTCAGCATCGCGTAAAAGGCCCCGTTGACCAGGCCCAGCAGGAACTGGGACAGCATGGCGGGTAAAGGGATTCCAAGTATGTCCATGTGGATTGCCGTTTCTGTTAATCGTGGTTGCAGCCCCAATGAGAATTCCAGCGCGTCGGCAGCCCTTCCGGAAGGAGCAATGAAACGCAGGCTCCTTGCGCCGCCGCGGAGTACGAGCGTGGACACGGCGCAGCGCGGCGACGTGCTCACACGCGGGGATATGTTTGCGTTCCCCCCGATGTAGGAGAGGGGACCCGCCCGCCGGCGCATCCGTGAACCGGCTATCCATGCTCTGTACTTAACGCCTCAACAGCGGGCACTTCGACTCCGCCACTGTGCCGAAAGCCTGCTCGCCTGGAATGGTCGCCACCACCTTCAGGTAATCCCACGGTTTCTTCGACTCGGTCGGCGCCTTCACCTGCAGCAGATACATATCGTGAATGGCCCTGCCGTCAGCACGGACATAGGCCTTGGCGTAGAAATCGTTGATCTTCATCTTCTTCAGCTCTGCCATGACCTTGTCCGGATCGTCAGTCTTGGCCGCTTCGACCGCCTTCAGGTAGGTGCTGACCGCCGAGTAGTCCGCCGCCTGCAGACTGCTCGGCATCTTCTTGTTCCGGATGAAGTATCGGCTGGCGAACTGTCGAGTCTCGTCGTTCATGTCCCAGTACCAGCTGTCGGTCATCAGCAGGCCTTCTGTGTTCTTCAGACCCAGGCTGTGGATGTCATTGATAAACATCAGGAGGCCGGCGATCTTCATCGACCTGTTGATGCCAAACTCCTTGGCCGCCTTGATCGAATTGATGGTGTCGCCGCCGGCGTTGGCCAGGCCCAGGATCTGCGCCTTGGACGATTGCGCCTGCAGCAGGAACGACGAGAAGTCAGATGCCGACAGCGGATGGCGCACCTGCCCGGCTACGGTGCCACCACTGGCCTTCACCACCGCGGCGGTGTCGCCCTCCAGCGAGTGTCCGAAGGCATAATCGGCGGTCAGGAAGAACCAAGACTTTCCGCCCTGCTTGACCACCGCGCTGCCAGTGCCCTTGGCCAGCGCAACCGTGTCATAGGCGTAGTGCACCGTGTAAGGCGAACATTCTTCGTTGGTCAGCCGCGAGCTAGCAGCGCCGACTTCCATGAAGACCCGCTTCTTCTCCTGCGCCACCTTGTTCATGGCCAGAGCCGCACCTGAGTTGGTGCCACCCAACAGCATGTCGAGCCCCTGCTGGTCCATCCACTCCCGCGCTTTCGAGGCAGCGATGTCAGCCTTGTTTTGATGGTCAGCCGAAATCAGCTCAATTGGCTTGCCAAGAACCTTGCCGCCATGGTCTTCAATCGCCATCTTGACCGCATCGAGACCGCCTTTCCCGTCGATATCGGCATACAAGCTCGACATGTCGGTGATAAAGCCGACCTTGATCTTGTCGTTCGATACTTGCGCCATGGCGGAGGTAGCCGCCATGGCGGTTATCAGTGCCGACATCGCGGCTGCAAACGTGGTGGTTTTCATAGACTTGCCTCCTGAAGTTGTTGCGGCGGCGTTTCGTGCCACCGTTTTGATGCCGGTTTGCGCTACCGTTGTGATTCAGACCCCGAGCAATTCATGCAGCACCGGCATCTTTGCCTGCAGATCGCCGGCATCGAAGCGTTCGACGATGCTGCCGTGCTCCATCACGTAGAAGCGGTCGGCCAGCGGCGCGGCGAAGCGGAAGTTCTGCTCCACCATCACCACCGTGTACCCCTTCTGCTTGAGCATCCGGATCATGCGCGCCAGCGCCTGCACAATCACCGGCGCCAGCCCTTCCGAGATCTCGTCGAGCAGCAGCAGGTTCGCGCCGGTGCGCAGGATGCGCGCCACCGCCAGCATCTGCTGCTCGCCGCCCGACAGGCGCGTGCCCTGGCTCTGGCGGCGCTCCTTCAGGTTGGGGAACATGTCGTAGAGTTCGACCTCGCTCATGCCCGCGCTTTCACCTGCATTGCCCTTGAGCTGCGGGGGCAGCAGCAGGTTCTCCTCGCATGACAGGCTGGAGAAGATCGCGCGCTCTTCGGGGCAGTAGCCGATGCCGTAGTGCGCGATCTTGTGCGTCGGCAGGCCGATGGTCTCGTTGCCGTTGACCTTGATCGAACCCTTGCGCGCGCCGGTCAGGCCCATGATCGCGCGCAGCGTGGTGGTTCGGCCGGCGCCGTTGCGGCCCAGCAGCGTCACCACTTCGCCGCGGTTCACCGTGAGGTCGACGCCGTGCAGGATGTGCGATTCGCCGTACCAGGCCTGCAGGCCATTGATTTCGAGTGCGGGTGCGTTATTCGTGCTCATCGTGTCGTCCCCCGCTTCAGGGCGCGCCCTGCAGCTCGGCATCGGCCGTGCCCATGTAGGCCTCCATCACGCGCGGGTCCTTCGACACCTCGGCGTAAGGCCCCTCGGCCAGGATCGCGCCGCGCTGCAGCACGGTGATCTTGTCGGCGATCGACGAGACCACGCTCATGTTGTGCTCCACCATCAAGATGGTGCGGCCGGCGGAGACCTTCTTGATCAGCTGCGTGACGCGGTCCACATCCTCGTGGCCCATGCCCTGGGTGGGCTCGTCGAGCAGCATCAGCTCGGGCTCCATCGCCAGCGTGGTGGCGATCTCCAGCGCGCGCTTGCGCCCGTACGGCAGGTTCACCGTGAGCGTGTGCGCGAACTCGGTCAGGCCGACCTGCTCGAGCAGCTCCATGGCGCGCTCGTTGAGCACATCGAGCGAGCGCTCGCTGCGCCAGAACTGGTACGCGGTGCCGAGTTGCCGCTGCAGCCCGATGCGCACGTTCTCCATCACCGTCAGGTGCGGGAACACCGCCGAGATCTGGAACGAGCGGATCACGCCGCGCCGCGCTATCTGCGCCGGCTTTTCCCGCGTGATGTCGATGCCGTTGAAAAGGATGGTGCCGGTGGTCGGCTCCAGGAACTTGGTGAGCAGGTTGAAGCAAGTGGTCTTGCCCGCGCCGTTGGGGCCGATCAACGCATGGATCGAGCCGCGGCGCACCCGCAGGTTGACGTCGCTCACCGCCGTGAACCCCTTGAACTCCTTGGTGAGGTTCCGCGTTTCCAGGATGGTTTCGTTTTGAATCATGTCTCCTGCCTGCGTTGTTTTGTTTTTGCCGGCTTATGTCTGGCACCACCGGCAAGCAATTCGATCCTGCCTTTTACTGCTTCATTTTTTGGCGGCGGATCCGGTGACATCGTCGTTGGTGGGGCGCGCCTGCTGCTGATTCTCGGATCAGCGCAATTCGACTGGCTGTTCGTTGTCTGCGAGTGCACCACAGACATGGCGGATGTGCCGCCCTAGACCTCAGACGATCCGGGCGTCACCATTCTCCTGGTGCCGGTACGGCACACGGCCCTTCCACGCCCACGCTGGTAAACGTGGCAGGCCCGACGACTTCCAGGTATTCCATATCCTGCGAGTAGTCGAAGAGAAAATGGCGGATACCAGGTCGCTGATGCACGCAGTCCCCTGCCTCGACCAACGTTTCCTTATCCTCGTACATGAACTTTGCCCAGCCCTTCAGCATGTAGACGATATGGAAATCGGCACCATGGACATGTCAGCCAGTGCCGGCTTCAGGGGCGCTATTGGCGCGTACCAGATGGGCAATGACTTTGCCGCCGGTATACCAAGGTCGCGATAGACGAAGAAGTCACGCAGGCCATCGCTGGTGAAGGCGGTGTCGGTTGGCTTGACGTGAGAGAACTTGTTTTGCTGATCCATGATGTTCTGCCGTACTCCAAAATGCTGTGATTTGAAAAATTGCGCCACGCATCGCGCAATGGACCCCGCAATTGGAGGACCCATATGCTTGCGCCATAGGCTAGTCGCGGCGTCGGTAGAGAGACATGGCGCTACTGGGCAGTCCAGCCGCCGTCGGCCACCCACGTGGCGCCGCGCACTTCGGCCGCCAGCGGGGAGCACAGCATCAGCGCAAGGTTCCCGAGTTCCTCAGGCGTGACGAACCGGCCGGATGGCTGCTTTTCACCGAGCAGGCGCGCCCGGGCATCGTCTGGAAACAGACCTTCCCTTGCGGCCAAGTCGTCGATTTGCTTTTGCACCAGCGGGGTCAGCACGAAGCCCGGGCAAATGGCGTTGCAGGTCACACCGGTTTTCGCGGTTTCCAACGCGGTAACCTTGGTCAACCCCACCAGTCCGTGCTTGGCCGCCACGTACGCTGACTTGCCCGCCGATCCCACCAAGCCATGCACCGATGCAATATTGATGATCCGGCCCCAGTTGCGCGCGCGCATGCCAGGCAGCGCATACTTGGTCGTATGAAAGCCCGAAGTGAGGTTGATGGCGATAATGTCATCCCACTTTTTGGCGTCAAAGCTTTCGATGGGCGATACGTACTGGATGCCAGCATTGTTCACCAGGACATCCACGGCGCCGAAGGAATCGCGAGCCATGGCAAACATGGCTTCGATCTCTTGAGGTTGACGCATATCGGCCGGGTGATGGATAACCTGAGCGCCAGTTGCCTGGATGGCGGCCATGGCGGCATTCGTATCGCCAAAGCCATTGAGGACGATATTGGCGCCAGCCTGGGCCAGCACCTGTGCGATGCCGAGACCGATGCCGCTAGTAGAACCGGTCACAAGCGCGGTTTTTCCGTTCAGGGTTGTCATAGGAATCTGCTGTAAAAAAAATCGGCACTGCTCGCGCGAAGCCCTTCGCGCATGCTCCATGAGTTGACGCTCAGATTAGCCCGGTCAGATAGAACACCAGGATGACAAAGAAGACGGCCAAGGTCTTGATCAGGGTGACGGCAAAGATGTCACGATACGACTCGCGGTGCGTCAGACCGGTCACAGCCAGCAGCGTGATCACAGCGCCGTTATGCGGCAGCGTGTCCATGCCGCCGCTGGCCATCGACACGACGCGATGCAGTACGTCCAACGGAATACTGGCCGCCTGTGCGCCTTGGATGAAGGTGTCGCCCATTGCCGCCAGCGCAATGCTCATGCCCCCCGAGGCTGAGCCTGTGATCCCCGCCAACGCGCTCACCGAAACGGCGGCATTGACCAGTGGATTTGGAATGCTCTTGAGCGTGTCACCGACAACCAGGAAACCCGGCAGCGCAGCAATCACGCCGCCAAAGCCGTATTCCGAAGCCGTATTCATCGCCGCCAGCAGCGCGCCACCGACGGCAGTCTTGGTACCCTCAGCGAAGCGCTCGCGCACTGCGGCGAAAGCTGTCAGCAGAACGAGGCCAATGCCCAGCAGTAGGGCCCCTTCCACGGCCCAGATGGCGGTCACGGATGCGGTCGGAATGGTGACCGGCTTGGCCAGCCCCGGCAATGCCAAGCTGCTTTGCGTGCCATACCAAAGGGGGATCATCCGGGTTAGCGCAAAGTTGGACACACCGACCAGTACAAGCGGCGCAATTGCCAGCAGAGGATTTGGCAGGTGTGCCGTATACACTGGTTCCGGTTCGTTCAGGAGCGAGGTGCCATAGCCTTCGCCGCGCTTTAGTGCATCACGCCGCCTCCATTCAAGGTAACCCAGGCCAACGATAAGGATGAACAGCGAGCCGACCACTCCAAGTACTGGGGCGGCCCATGCAGTGGTCTTGAAGAACGTGGTAGGTATGATGTTTTGGATCTGCGGCGTCCCAGGCAGCGAATCCATGGTGAATGAGAAGGCGCCAAGCGCGATGGCACCGGGCATCAGGCGTTTAGGGATGTTGCTCTGACGGTAAAGCTCTGCCGCGAAAGGATAGACGGCAAACACCACCACGAAGAGCGAGACTCCGCCATAGGTCAGCAAGGCACATACCGCCACGATCACGGCGTTGGCGCGCGAGCTACCGATATACCGGATCGCGGCGGCGACGATGGAGCGCGAGTAGCCGGACAGCTCGATCACCTTGCCAAACACCGCGCCAAGCAGGAAAACCGGGAAATACAGCTTCACGAAGCCGACCATCTTCTCCATGAAGATGCCCGTAAACGCAGGGGCGACAGCAGAGGGATCCGTAAAGGCCACGGCGCCGAGTGCGGCCATGGGAGCAAACAAGATCACGCTGTAGCCGCGATAGGCGGCTAGCATCAGGAACGCAAGGGCTGCAACGACAACAACAAATGACATGAAGTCTCCGCAAGTATTTTTTTGAGCTTCACGTGTGGCGGGCAGGGTCGGCTGATCGCGCAAAACACGTACCCTCTTTGCGGCAGGGCCGCACTGCGAGGGCCCAGGATCATTGCACCGATCGTGCCAAGCATTTGTGTGATTTATGATGCTCAAATTGTCGCGAATCTTTCCTAAAATTCTCGAACTGTGGAAAATTCGCCGAAAACTGGTCCACTATGAGAGAATCCGTCTCCATACGGAGACATCGAAATGAGCACTCTGCGCGAAGCCAACGACAGCAGCATGCTTGGCAATTTCGATTCCGTCGCCCGGCGCGCGATGGAATCATTGTTCCGAACCTTCGAGAACTTTAGCGAGGGGACGATCGTGGTCGATGCGCACGCCCGCGTGGTATGGATCAATAAGCGGTATGCAGCTCGATTCGGCTTCGAGGATCCGCGGGAGGCTATCGGTCTCGAGTGTGAGCGAGTTATCCCCAACAGCCTGATGCGTCAAGTGGTCGAGACTGGCAAGCCAATCCTGCTCGATATCCTAGAGACCCGGGACGAACCGATGATCGTGATGCGCCTGCCAATCAAGGACAACGATGGCAACACCGTTGGCGCGGTAGGCTTTGCGCTCTTCGACGAACTCAAGTCACTCACCCCGCTGTTCACGCATTACACCCGAGTCAGGGAGGAACTGGTAGCTACGCGCCGTACGTTGGAACAGACGCGGCGGGCCAAGTACACCTTTACCAGCTTCGTCGGCAACTGCCCCGCCACGCTGGAAATAAAACGCCTGGCGCGCCGTGCCGCACAGGCCGATGCTCCGGTACTGCTCCTGGGCGAGACCGGCACCGGCAAGGAACTGCTGGCGCATGCCATCCACGCATCATCGGCGCGCGCGGGGCGGTCGTTGGTCACTCTCAATATGGCGGCCATTCCCGAGACATTGCTGGAAGTCGAATTCTTCGGGGCTGCGCCTGGCGCGTACACTGGCGCTGAGCGCAAGGGACGTGTGGGCAAGTTCGAACTCGCCGACGGGGGCACACTGTTCCTGGACGAGATCGGCGATATGCCGCTGATGCTGCAAGGTAAGCTATTGCGGGTTCTTCAGGAGAAGGAGTTCGAGCCCATCGGCTCGAACCGGATCATCCGCGCCAATGTGCGCATCATCGCCGCCACCTCGGCCGACCTGCCGGCGTTGATAGAAGCGGGCAAGTTCCGTGCGGACCTATACTACCGACTCAATGTCCTGCCGATATGTCTGACGCCACTGCGCCAGCGCCAAGCCGACCTATTGCCGCTCACCTATGCCATTCTGGAAGAAATCTGCACCCGGGCCGAGCGGGACGCTCCTGTCCTAACTCAAGCCGCGCTGAAACTTCTTACCGAATACGCTTGGCCCGGCAACGTGCGCCAGTTGCGCAACGTCCTTGAGCGGCTAGTGATGATGCATGATACAGGCGAGGTAGATGACAGCATGCTGGCATCTCTGCTCGGTGTGCGAAGCGTCCCTGGACCGGCGTCAATGCCGGCCCAAGCCACGCTTCCCGCGGTACCCACGCAGCCACTATCGCAGCTTGGCTACGCCGATGCCACAGCGCAGTTCGAAGCCGCCTACCTACTCCAAGCGCTGGCGGCCAGTTCGGGTCATGTGGGCCGGGCCGCCGCGAACATCGGCATTAGCCGCGCCGCCTTTTACAAAAAGCTGGTCGAACACAGGAACGCAAGCCGCTTGCCAACGCCACCCCAATCGGATCTATGGAGTTCGAATGGTTGAGCCAGCTTGAATTAGCGGCTAAGCAGGCGCCAATACATCTCACGACAATTTTCGTTGGTCTTTACCAGTTGCTGGATCTTCGAGACCTCCTCGAGAATGAACGCGCCAAGGATTTCGGGAGTGCTCTTTTTCAGGCTGAAGCCTTTGTCCGATAAACGGGCGAGAGCGCGGAATCGGCGAGCACCGCTGCCACCTCCGCATTCACCCAGTCGAGGTTGGACGACGTAGTGCTCGCCGACGCGAGCAGGGCAAATCCACCAATAGCAACTGAAAATTCTGCAGCCCCGACTTGGCCAAGGTTGGTAGTTGAGTCTTGAGTCTGGATTTGCACCCCGGACACGGTCACACCCGTAGGTTGATAAGGCCATCGCACGCCTGAACTCGCGCGGGGGAGCGGTAATTCAGGGCGCTATGGGGGTACTGCTCGTTGTAGTGCTCAAAGGCGATGACCCGATTGCGAATTCGCAGTCTCGGCATCAGGCTTGGACATGAAGATGAAATAGTCGCGATTCTTCATGGTCTTCACAAAGCTCTCGGCCATCCCGTTGCTCTGTGTGCTGCAAACAGGTGTGGTCAGTGGTTTCAGGCCAATTTCCGACGCAAACGCCTTGGTCTTGTCCGCCGTGTAGCCCGACCCATTATCGGTCAGCCATTCAATGTCCGTCGGCGTCTTCAGCGCGTTTCCAAAGCGATTCTCGACGGCGGCCAACATCAAGTCGCGGAACGCGTCGCCACTATGCCCTCCAATGGTCGCCGCCCAAGTCATCGCCTCGCGGTCGCAGCAGTCCATGGCGAACGTCGCGCGCAGCGACTCGCCATTGTCGCAGCGGAACTCAAAGCCGTCAGAGCGTCACCGCTGGTTCGTCCTTTGCTACCGCGACTTTACCCTCATGCCTGCCTGGTTGCGTGGCGGTTGCAGCAGGCGGCCATGCACTCGCATGACCCGATAGACCCGCTTCGCGTTTTCGGGAGGCGCGCTACGATGCTCTCTGTCCAACAGGCGCTGTAGTAGTTCACGGACTTGCTTGAGCGCGTCGCTCAGCTCCGATGCCGGCACGACTTCTTCACCGACGCTGACCTCCGATAGGCTGCCGTCCTGGTCCCCTTGCGCCTATGAAAGAACTGATTCGGGAAAGAGCTGATTCGGATTGACACCATGCTCGCGCGCCACCATCGACACGGTCCCACCCGCCTCGCAGCTCTCGCACACCATCACGAGCTTCTCGTCCGGCGACCACCACCGCCGGCGGCGCTCTGACCCCGTCAACAGGCATCCGGCACGCTCGCCGCCGCAACGCCGCACACCACCAGTAGCGGGGACAGGCAGAGCCCCATTTTTCCTGTCGGCGACATCTGCTTGGCCGTCACGGCAAATCGGATGTTTCTCCGGAGCAGCCCGGAGGCTGGTTGACATGAAGGCTAAGAATCGTGCGATCACGTACTGCTCGCTCAAGAAGAGCGAGTTGGAGCTGCGCCCGAGTTCCAGATGAACAGTATGGAAAAGAGATAATACATGCAAAACCACAACAGGAACGCGTTGAGCGTCGACGCGATCGGCAGCCCGCCAACAGGAACACCGCCGGCGGCGTGATGAAGAAGACAAGCTTTTGCCAGCCATCGAAGAAGAACAGCGTCGATGCCAGATAGTTCAAGCGCGGGTAGCCAAGCTTGTGCATACGGATTGCGGTGTGGACTTCCTCGGTCGGGTTTCCGTGGCAAAAGCTTTCGATCGGCGCGACTGCCGAGCAGCGTATCACTGCGCAATTGCCGTAGAAAATGCGGCGTTCAGCGCGTCCTTGCCGCGCTGGATTATCTTGAAGAACTCTCGCACCGGCATCTTTCCCAAACGATGATTGAATGAATCGATGTTGAAAAAACTCGTGAGGCGTTTGCATGAACGCGACACGCTCGTTTTGAAAATAGCCGATCGCTTTTAATCAGGAAATCCTTGCGCGAAGCGTGGTCGGCGTCAAACATAGCAATGAGTTCGCCGGTGCTGTGTTGCAGCGCGCCATTTGAGATTGCCGGACCACAGATCCGAAATACGTCGCGCAACGTTCTTGCTCGTGCGGAAACTGGCGTCGAATTCGGGCCGCACAGCCTGCTGCGAACACAACTGACATACTCACCCGGTCAGTTGGACATTGCTGACGGTGTTTTGAACACCATCCCTGGCCGGGTATAAGAAAATCCTTATGCGAAATTCGGAAAAATCCGATAACATTTTCCGCGGGGTGGGATTAGTATCCCTATTGGGATTAGTCAGGCCCCCGTGAGTTGATGTATGTCTCCCCCAACAATGCGTCCTTTATAGCGCCCGACTTCCCCGTCGGGCGTTTTTTTAACGTCTGTGTGCGAGTGTATGACGCCGCATTAGATGGCATCACGGACACGCTAGTGCCAACTCCGCTAATGGAGAATCAGACACGAAACCGTTAAACAGTCGCATGTCCGCGTCAGCGAACTCACACGAGATCAGCCCATCTTCCCAAAACTCGAACGCCTTACGGATTCCAAATTTTTTCACCGACAGGAATTAAGAAGATATGCCAAAATTTCTGACCATATTGGGACGCCTTACCTCCCTGATGCTGATGCTCGGATCCACCGTCGCGCAGGCTGCAACATGGTCTGCAGGTTCGCCTTCAACTTCATCCTGCTATGAGCCTACTCTTTTCGCGCGTTGGAACTACGAGGGGTATACTTTAAACAATGACGTATGGGGGCCTTGCAGCGTTCCTCCAGTCGCAGTTGGTCCGCAGTCCATCTGGGCTAATTCAAATTCCGACTGGGGTGTCACATCAGACCAGCCGAACACGAACGGCATAAAGTCCTATCCGCACGTCGAATACTTTGTCAACAAGCCTGTCAGCTCGCTGAGGAAGCTTACTGCCACTATCTCAGCTACCACGCCTGTTGTTGGTGCATGGGAATCCACGTTGGATATCTGGGCCGACGCAAAACAGCACGAGATCATGGTCTGGCTGAACTACACGGGCACCTCAAATGGATGCGGTAATGTGAAGCCGATCTCATATAACTGGACTTCTGAAGGTTGCGCGATTCCACTCTACAGCAACGTTCCGCTGTCCGGTAGCACCTGGAATGTCTATGTTGGTAGCAACGGCAAGAACCACGTCTATTCTTTCTTACGCACAGCGAAGACCAACCACACTACGATCGACGTGCTGGAGATCATGAATTACTTAAAGTCGCTGAACTATTTTCATGACGTGGTTGTCGGCGAGATCCAGTACGGTTTTGAGATTACATCATCGGTCGGTGGGCTGAGCTTCGTGTCTAAGGACTTCGCCGTCACCGCTGAGTAATTCTGGGGCCGCCTCAAATCTGAAGTGTAACACCTTGCCATTTGGTAAGGTGTTGTGAATGCCGAAGAAGAAGTACCGGCAACTGCGGTCCGCCCATGTTCATCCCAGCACGCCGGCACAAACATTTTGTGTCGAACGCAAAACATCACCAATTAATGATTGGTGTTCACGCCGAGCTTGTGCATGGCAGAGATTTTTGCGCGCTGATGGTTTTGATACAACGTTTCAGCGCCTCAGCCGTGTCAATATTGATTCGCGGCCGGGCGGCCGCCGGTGCACGCACAATGCAGACAGCATTCGTCCATGTCGGCCCGTGACACAACTTGGCACCACGCAGTTGTTCGACAACCTATGCTACGGCGAAGCCGTCGTCATAGTCCCTCACCCCACACTCTGGGTAGCACCGTGGTGATCCCAGCGCATGGCTGGATTATTCCGTAGGATAGTTACTAGAGTTCCGCAACGAAACTGGTGACGTAAAATACTCGTATTTACCCGTCAAAATACTCTGTGTGAATTGGAGCCCGTGTTTCCCAAAAATCCACTCTTCAACCACATAGTTACCCGTCATTTCCGTAGGAGACATCATGTTCCACCCTGGCATTTCAATCCGATTGACGTGTCTCGGACGAACACCCATCGACTTGACTGTGGTAGCGTCGGTTCCAAGAGGTATACTGTCGAACAAAATTAATGGAAGACTGTCGTTGTTCGAAAGATCGACCTTCCTCAATCCGAGCCGCTCGACCGAGTTTGTTTTTCTTGAGAGAAACTTCTCAACGGCATGCACATGCGTCGGAATACCCGGATGGGAATCCCACTTCGCGTAGAAGTCGGAACGAAGAATCTGCCAGTCCGAATATTGCGAGTCGAGATCGCCTCGGTCAAACGAATTGGCATGTCGACACTCGTGCGGAACTGGATAGCGAGGAATTCCAATAAACGATGTGAGGTTGTGAAATCCGCCCGGCTTAGTCCGTTGCTTCATTTCCCGGAGCAAGGGAATCCACACGTCTTTCGTCACGAAATGTAGC includes:
- a CDS encoding GntP family permease translates to MSFVVVVAALAFLMLAAYRGYSVILFAPMAALGAVAFTDPSAVAPAFTGIFMEKMVGFVKLYFPVFLLGAVFGKVIELSGYSRSIVAAAIRYIGSSRANAVIVAVCALLTYGGVSLFVVVFAVYPFAAELYRQSNIPKRLMPGAIALGAFSFTMDSLPGTPQIQNIIPTTFFKTTAWAAPVLGVVGSLFILIVGLGYLEWRRRDALKRGEGYGTSLLNEPEPVYTAHLPNPLLAIAPLVLVGVSNFALTRMIPLWYGTQSSLALPGLAKPVTIPTASVTAIWAVEGALLLGIGLVLLTAFAAVRERFAEGTKTAVGGALLAAMNTASEYGFGGVIAALPGFLVVGDTLKSIPNPLVNAAVSVSALAGITGSASGGMSIALAAMGDTFIQGAQAASIPLDVLHRVVSMASGGMDTLPHNGAVITLLAVTGLTHRESYRDIFAVTLIKTLAVFFVILVFYLTGLI
- a CDS encoding ABC transporter substrate-binding protein, which produces MKTTTFAAAMSALITAMAATSAMAQVSNDKIKVGFITDMSSLYADIDGKGGLDAVKMAIEDHGGKVLGKPIELISADHQNKADIAASKAREWMDQQGLDMLLGGTNSGAALAMNKVAQEKKRVFMEVGAASSRLTNEECSPYTVHYAYDTVALAKGTGSAVVKQGGKSWFFLTADYAFGHSLEGDTAAVVKASGGTVAGQVRHPLSASDFSSFLLQAQSSKAQILGLANAGGDTINSIKAAKEFGINRSMKIAGLLMFINDIHSLGLKNTEGLLMTDSWYWDMNDETRQFASRYFIRNKKMPSSLQAADYSAVSTYLKAVEAAKTDDPDKVMAELKKMKINDFYAKAYVRADGRAIHDMYLLQVKAPTESKKPWDYLKVVATIPGEQAFGTVAESKCPLLRR
- a CDS encoding ABC transporter ATP-binding protein; the protein is MSTNNAPALEINGLQAWYGESHILHGVDLTVNRGEVVTLLGRNGAGRTTTLRAIMGLTGARKGSIKVNGNETIGLPTHKIAHYGIGYCPEERAIFSSLSCEENLLLPPQLKGNAGESAGMSEVELYDMFPNLKERRQSQGTRLSGGEQQMLAVARILRTGANLLLLDEISEGLAPVIVQALARMIRMLKQKGYTVVMVEQNFRFAAPLADRFYVMEHGSIVERFDAGDLQAKMPVLHELLGV
- a CDS encoding ABC transporter ATP-binding protein; this encodes MIQNETILETRNLTKEFKGFTAVSDVNLRVRRGSIHALIGPNGAGKTTCFNLLTKFLEPTTGTILFNGIDITREKPAQIARRGVIRSFQISAVFPHLTVMENVRIGLQRQLGTAYQFWRSERSLDVLNERAMELLEQVGLTEFAHTLTVNLPYGRKRALEIATTLAMEPELMLLDEPTQGMGHEDVDRVTQLIKKVSAGRTILMVEHNMSVVSSIADKITVLQRGAILAEGPYAEVSKDPRVMEAYMGTADAELQGAP
- a CDS encoding 3-hydroxybutyrate dehydrogenase; its protein translation is MTTLNGKTALVTGSTSGIGLGIAQVLAQAGANIVLNGFGDTNAAMAAIQATGAQVIHHPADMRQPQEIEAMFAMARDSFGAVDVLVNNAGIQYVSPIESFDAKKWDDIIAINLTSGFHTTKYALPGMRARNWGRIINIASVHGLVGSAGKSAYVAAKHGLVGLTKVTALETAKTGVTCNAICPGFVLTPLVQKQIDDLAAREGLFPDDARARLLGEKQPSGRFVTPEELGNLALMLCSPLAAEVRGATWVADGGWTAQ
- a CDS encoding sigma-54 interaction domain-containing protein, with protein sequence MSTLREANDSSMLGNFDSVARRAMESLFRTFENFSEGTIVVDAHARVVWINKRYAARFGFEDPREAIGLECERVIPNSLMRQVVETGKPILLDILETRDEPMIVMRLPIKDNDGNTVGAVGFALFDELKSLTPLFTHYTRVREELVATRRTLEQTRRAKYTFTSFVGNCPATLEIKRLARRAAQADAPVLLLGETGTGKELLAHAIHASSARAGRSLVTLNMAAIPETLLEVEFFGAAPGAYTGAERKGRVGKFELADGGTLFLDEIGDMPLMLQGKLLRVLQEKEFEPIGSNRIIRANVRIIAATSADLPALIEAGKFRADLYYRLNVLPICLTPLRQRQADLLPLTYAILEEICTRAERDAPVLTQAALKLLTEYAWPGNVRQLRNVLERLVMMHDTGEVDDSMLASLLGVRSVPGPASMPAQATLPAVPTQPLSQLGYADATAQFEAAYLLQALAASSGHVGRAAANIGISRAAFYKKLVEHRNASRLPTPPQSDLWSSNG
- a CDS encoding branched-chain amino acid ABC transporter permease is translated as MDILGIPLPAMLSQFLLGLVNGAFYAMLSLGLAVIFGLLNVINFAHGALFMLGAVLAWMGMEYAGLNYWIMLLLSPLVVAAIGVVIEKTMLRWIYKLDHIYGLLLTLGITLVIEGIFRSIYGVSGLPYSTPDALQGATDLGFMILPNYRAWVVVASLVVCFATWYVIEKTKLGAYLRAGTENPKMVEAFGVNVPLMVTLTYGFGVALAAFAGVLAAPVIQISPLMGQNLIIIVFAVVVIGGMGSIMGSILTGLGLGVVEGLTKVVYPEASSTVVFFIMVIVLLLRPAGLFGKEK